GGGCCGCCCCCAGGATTGGACGATGACGGTCATCATCAGTGACAAAGCGCTCGGCGATGCGAACCTGCCGTTGGGGGCGGCACTGGCGGTCGTTATGCTGATTGTGACGATCATCGTCCTCATCGCTTCCGCCCTGCTGACGCGCGGGCGCAAAACATGAGAAGGCTTTACCTCTGGTTCATCGCCGTCATGCTCATCGCGCCATTCATTGTCGTGCTCGGCGTATCGGTTGGTGAATCCAAAAACATCGCCTTCCCGCCCGCTGCGCTGTCGGCTGCGTGGTACAGCGAACTGCTGACCGAGGCAGAATGGCTGGCCGCCATAGGCCGCTCGCTGCTGATTGCAGTAATTGCAGGGGTGATCGCCACCACGCTGGCGCTGGCCATCAATTACGTCCTCTGGCGGACAGGATCAGGCTTTGCCAAGGCGACCTTTGCGCTTGGCCTTGGCCCCTTCCTGCTGCCCCCGATCATTCTGGCACTTGGGGCCAGCCTGTTCTGGGCCGAAGTCGGCTGGTACGGGCGGATAGAGGCAACCATCGTTTCGCACGGGGTCTTCTTTGTGACCTTGCCACTGGTCATCATCGCGCGCGGCTTTGCCGCCCTCACGGACGAGGTGATCGAGGCCGCGCAGATGATGGGGGCAACCTCAGCGCAAGTATTTCGCACCATCGTCCTGCCCCTGATCGCACCTTACGTGTTCACGGGCTTTGCACTCGTCGCGATAATCAGCGTGAACGAATACCTGATCGCCAATATGATTTCAGGTTTCGTGGTCGAAACGCTGCCGATCAAGATCTTCAACAACGTGCGCTATGGCTACTCGCCCGTCGTCGCAGCGGCATCGATGCTTTTCGTTGCCCTCACCGTCACAATCCTGCTGGTCCTGTCGCGGATCACAGATCTTGTCGCCCTTTTCGGAACATCCAAGGACAGCTGATATGCAAACGCTCACGCGGCAAAATCTCGAAGACCTTCTGCTGGGGGCCGTCATCCTAGGTGCAGGCGGCGGCGGTGAGATCGCCGAGGGGCGCGCCATGATCGATATAGCACTTGCTGCAGGCAAGACGTTTGATCTGGTCAGCATTGATGAAGTACCCGACGATGCAGTGATCTGCACCCCCTACTTGCTGGGGTCGATTACGCCGATCAATGCCGAAGAAGAAGCGCTTTACACCGGTCTGGCAGAAAGCGACGTCAATCCGTTGCTCCAAGCCTACGCCGAATTCCAGGATCATCTTGGAACCGAATTCTATGGCACCACCCCGTGTGAGCTTGGCGGCTCCAACACAGCGGCTGCCTTTTTCCCCGCCGCCATGCATGGACACAAGATTATCGACGCTGACCCCGCAGGGCGCGCGGTCCCCGAGATCACGCATTCCACCTATTATCTGGCGGGGCTTCCAGCGGCACCGATCTATGCGGTCAACCCGTTCGGTGAATCCTTTCTGATCGACAGGGTCAAGGACGATCAGCGGGCCGAAACCCTGGTAAGGGCGATTAGCCAGGTCAGCCGCAATACAGTCGCCGCAATCGACCATGCCTTGCCTATGCGCCAGTTGCGCGATGTCCTTATACCCGGCACGATTTCCAAAGCGATGCGCTTGGGCGAAGTCTGCCGCCAAGCCATTGGGCGTGGCGAAAACTCAGCAAAGGCGATCGCGACTGCGGGCGACGGCGCTGTGGTATTCACAGGGACAGTTTCATCGGTGACCTACAAGACAGATCAAGGGTTCACGATCGGGGAAATGACCTTAACAAGCGGCACACAAAGCATGAAAATCAGTATCAAGAACGAGAACATGGCCTGCTGGTTGAACGGAAAAACGCTTGCGACTGTGCCCGATCTTATATGCCTGTTTGATACAGAAACCGGCCAGCCGGTTGCCAATCCCGACGTCGTCAGCGGGCAAGGCATTGCCGTCGTCGTCCTTCCTGCCCCCATCCAGTTTACATCGCCCCAAGGCCTGTCAATCTTTGGCCCGAAGTACGCAGGCATCAATAGCCCGTTCACGTCTCCACTGGAAATCTCTGGCTAACAAAGGGGCGTCCTTCCGAAATCCGGTCGGCAAGGCTCTCAATCAAGGCTAGTGAGTGACGCAAATCGCTGCCGAAATGAATGCGGGAACAGACCCCATTGCGCGTGCGCATTGAATGTCCTGTACAGCAAACGACGCAATGATTTCAACGCCAGCCACTCTCCATCCCACGGTGCTTTTAACAAACGAGTACAATAGGTTAGCCCGCCACATACAAGCCAAAGTACGATGCGGTGGATAATCAATAAACCACGACAGCATTCACCACGGAACTCTACAAATGACTTTCACGATAAAGCAACTGTCGCTCGTTGCTATCATGCTCGTTTTAGGTGGGTGCAAAAACGAAAGCCAAGATCTCAGTGTTCGCAATTCTGTTTATGTGCAGTCAGATGGCAAGACCGCCTACCGCCTTTGATTCACATGCACGCGGTTACAATCAGTTAAACATAATGGGAGTTGCCGACCCACGCCCAAACTATTCCAGCCCAATCTTCCAGACGGAAAAAAGGGGCCTCAAAACAAGAGGCCCCTTTTTCAATTCCGCTCTGATCGTCCGTTAGGAGCGGTTCAGCAGACGCGTGATATTGCGAACCGACGCTCTGCGATTGGCGCGCTCGTCCGTCAGCACAGGAACCTTCAGATCGGTTTCACCATAGCCTTGGGTGATCAGGTTCTGTGGTGGGACCCCGAAATACTCGGTCAATGCCAATGCAACGGTCTCTGCGCGGCGATCTGACAGTGACAGGTTATAGCTCGCGCTTCCGACGGCATCAGTGTGACCTTCCACCAAAAAGACAGCCTGCGGATTTTTCTGAATGATACTGACCATTGATCGGCCGAGCGCGCGCAGTTCTTCGGCTTGCCCAGGGTCAATCGCGGCGCTTCCGGTTGCGAACGTAATCTGGTCCAGCTCAACTTCCGGGGCCAGATTACGGACACGCTTGAAATCGCGAATTTGCTGCAAAGAGAACGTGCGGCTGACATCCGCAATCAATGCGGCTTGCAACGCTTCCATCAATGCATCTTCGTCGGACGTATCGACTGCGCGCGCAGTCTGTTTCACGTCTGCGGCCGGTAGCTCGTCAAAGGCAATCGGGTCAACAGCCTGTGTGTCGTCGAAAAGCACGATCTCTGTCCCGTCTTGCGCGCGGATCAACGTCCGCCGCAGAACCGTGCCATCGTTTGCGCGGACAGTAATGATCTGGCTGCCATCTTCATAAGTCAGGACAGAGCGCGTTGATCCATCTTGGAATGTTTGCGTCTGCACCTGGGCACCGGGTCTGCGCAACAGTTCATCATCGTTTTTCAGAACACGCAGTTCACCGTCACGTTCAATAATGACGCGATCGCCAGAGTTGGAAACGACTTGGTCACCGTTGTTCAGAACGGACCCAACGACCGCGGCTCCAAGTCCCAACAGCAACGCCTTTTCAAAATTAGAGAGGCCCTCTTCGTCATCATCGGCCTCGGTGGCTTGCGTATCGCCGACAGCCGCTGTTTCAAAATCTTCGTCGCTGCGGCGGACATCTGTTTCTGTAACAACTTCCGTTTCGACCTCAGCTTCTGCTGCTTCGGCCGCGTCACTGTCATCACCAGCCGCTGCTGCAGGCGGGGTGTTTGCCGCTTCGCTTTCCCGTTCCTGGTTCAGCGCCTGGCGTTCTTCGTCAGTCAGCTGCTCGCCGCCAGCTTCGCCGGCACCTTCTACAACTTCGGCAGTCTGCGTGTCGTCGGCCTCTGCTGTCTCCGAAGCGTCGCCGTCGGTCATCTCCGCTTCGTCGTCAGCGACCGCTTCTTCTGCAGGCGCGGTCTCGGTAACGGCTTGTTCATCCGCGTCACCTTCTGCATCGGCTGTATCTGCCTCTACGTCCTGCTCGGCTGACTCAGCTTCAGGTTCTGCCTCGCTCGCGCTCTCTTCAGCTTCGGCACCTTCCGCGGGCATCTCTGTCACCTCATCGGTTTCGGCCTCGCTTTCGGTTTCCGCGTCCGGTTCAACTACGGCTTCAGCCTCTGCGTCCGGTGCAGCTTCGGCTTCGGCTTCAGCTTCAGCTTCCACTTCAGCCTCGGATTCAGCTTCCACTTCGGCTTCAGTTTCTACCTCCGCCTCTGTTTCCGGTTCCGCTCCTACCTCGGCTTCAGTTTCCACCTCCGCTTCGGCTTCCGTTTCCGCTCCTACCTCGGCTTCAGTTTCCACCTCCGCTTCGGCTTCCGTTTCCGCTTCAGCCTCTGCTTCCGGTTCAGCCTCTGCCTCTACCTCAGCATCAGCCTCCGGTGCGACGTCTTGCGGGACAAGGTCAACGCTTTCATCAAGGACAGGCAATTGCGACTGCAGTTCAGCGGGCGCATTGGCCAAGGCTGTCCCAAGGTCTTCGCCACCAGCTTCCAGCGCGCTTTGTACCGCAGTCGCGTCACAACTTCCAAAATCATCACTCGGCGCACCCGCGTCGAGATACGTCAAAAGTGCCTCGGACAGCATTTGCGCATCCGCCACCTCGGTTCCATCAGGTGCAACGCAGGGAAAGCTCTCAGCTGTGTCTTGTGCCCAAATCGGCGCAGGGGCGGAGATAGACAGGCAAGCAGCAATTGCCGTCGTCATCTTGAAGTTTTTCTGGGACATGGGTGCTCTCTTCATTTCGTTGAACTGTCAGCAGTCACCAGAGAAACCCGAAACGCTCCCAATAGTTCCAGCTTGCAAGACATAAATTCACCAAATGCATGGTCCGGTCCCGGCAGACGCCCAGACCGGAAAACCGGCAATGAATGCCTGAACCATTCCATCCATTATTGGAGGCACCGATCCGCAAACGTTCTAACCGGCGCGCCATTCGGAATGGTACGCATCGCCTGTGGTGCTGCGCTGCTCAGATGGTACCTTCACTGACCGAATCCCCAGTGCGAGACTTTCACGCGCGGCACCTGCCCTCAAAATTCACGCTCACCCGTGCCATCTTTATCGACAAGGGATGCGATCCAGACTACGCCGATGGCGCAATCAGCACGAAAGGGATCATTTCATGAAACGCTCGCGTATAAACGACATCATGGCCGCAGCCGATGATCTGATCCGGTCACACGGCTTTACCCTGCCACCATTCGCCTATTGGACACCATCCGAATTCAAATCACAGGCGCAATCGGCGCGCCACGTCATCGACGCGCGTTGCGGGTGGGA
The sequence above is drawn from the Cognatiyoonia koreensis genome and encodes:
- a CDS encoding DUF917 domain-containing protein; amino-acid sequence: MQTLTRQNLEDLLLGAVILGAGGGGEIAEGRAMIDIALAAGKTFDLVSIDEVPDDAVICTPYLLGSITPINAEEEALYTGLAESDVNPLLQAYAEFQDHLGTEFYGTTPCELGGSNTAAAFFPAAMHGHKIIDADPAGRAVPEITHSTYYLAGLPAAPIYAVNPFGESFLIDRVKDDQRAETLVRAISQVSRNTVAAIDHALPMRQLRDVLIPGTISKAMRLGEVCRQAIGRGENSAKAIATAGDGAVVFTGTVSSVTYKTDQGFTIGEMTLTSGTQSMKISIKNENMACWLNGKTLATVPDLICLFDTETGQPVANPDVVSGQGIAVVVLPAPIQFTSPQGLSIFGPKYAGINSPFTSPLEISG
- a CDS encoding ABC transporter permease; this translates as MRRLYLWFIAVMLIAPFIVVLGVSVGESKNIAFPPAALSAAWYSELLTEAEWLAAIGRSLLIAVIAGVIATTLALAINYVLWRTGSGFAKATFALGLGPFLLPPIILALGASLFWAEVGWYGRIEATIVSHGVFFVTLPLVIIARGFAALTDEVIEAAQMMGATSAQVFRTIVLPLIAPYVFTGFALVAIISVNEYLIANMISGFVVETLPIKIFNNVRYGYSPVVAAASMLFVALTVTILLVLSRITDLVALFGTSKDS
- a CDS encoding OmpA family protein; its protein translation is MSQKNFKMTTAIAACLSISAPAPIWAQDTAESFPCVAPDGTEVADAQMLSEALLTYLDAGAPSDDFGSCDATAVQSALEAGGEDLGTALANAPAELQSQLPVLDESVDLVPQDVAPEADAEVEAEAEPEAEAEAETEAEAEVETEAEVGAETEAEAEVETEAEVGAEPETEAEVETEAEVEAESEAEVEAEAEAEAEAAPDAEAEAVVEPDAETESEAETDEVTEMPAEGAEAEESASEAEPEAESAEQDVEADTADAEGDADEQAVTETAPAEEAVADDEAEMTDGDASETAEADDTQTAEVVEGAGEAGGEQLTDEERQALNQERESEAANTPPAAAAGDDSDAAEAAEAEVETEVVTETDVRRSDEDFETAAVGDTQATEADDDEEGLSNFEKALLLGLGAAVVGSVLNNGDQVVSNSGDRVIIERDGELRVLKNDDELLRRPGAQVQTQTFQDGSTRSVLTYEDGSQIITVRANDGTVLRRTLIRAQDGTEIVLFDDTQAVDPIAFDELPAADVKQTARAVDTSDEDALMEALQAALIADVSRTFSLQQIRDFKRVRNLAPEVELDQITFATGSAAIDPGQAEELRALGRSMVSIIQKNPQAVFLVEGHTDAVGSASYNLSLSDRRAETVALALTEYFGVPPQNLITQGYGETDLKVPVLTDERANRRASVRNITRLLNRS